In Anthocerotibacter panamensis C109, the sequence CATATGCAATCTATGCATGGTGGCTCGGATTGAGGCTTGTATTTAATACATTCTGGAATGCGAAGAGAAAGGCGAGTGCGGGAAAGGGAGAGGATGAAAAGCCATAGGCGCGGCTATCATTGGAGGCCCAACAAGGCCATGCAGGGGACGCGCGGAACAGCGACGCCGAGCTTTGCTCGCACGGTCTCCGCGCGCCCCTGATGGCCGACGTTAGCTGGCTTAAATTACAACATACAAAATGCCATAATGAACGTTTTCAAAAGGTTTTCGTATGTTGGGAACTCCGTCGGCTGAAATTGAAATTGATGCTTTATTAGTGTCACAGCTACTTGCTGCCCAGCACCCAGATCTGCAAAATCTGTCGATTCAGTTTATGGATGCGGGTTGGGATAACGCGATGTTTCGTTTAGGCAGTCACCTAGCAGTGCGGCTCCCTAGAAGAGCGGTTGCAGCAAGACTACTAGAAAATGAACAGCACTGGCTTCCACAACTGGCAAAGCAATTTTCGATCGCAGTTCCAGTGCCTTACAGAATTGGTCTCCCAGACTCGCTGTACCCTTGGCATTGGAGCGTCATACCTTGGCTCCCAGGACAGACCGCAGACGAAATTCAACTCAATGTGGAGCACGCTCAACAGTTTGGGTGGTTTTTGAAGAGGTTACACGTTGCCGCACCAAGCGACGCACCGAAAAATCCATTTCGCGGCGTTCCCTTGATTCAGCGAGTGTCCATGTTGCATGAGCGGATGCAACGCGTAAAAGCGCAAACAGCACTCATTACCCCAACCTTACGAGTACTTTGGCAACAAGCAGTCGATGCACCGATTGATGGAGAACCGACATGGATACATGGCGACCTACATCCGCGTAATATTCTGGTAGATAAGAGCGGCGTTACCGGGGTAATTGATTGGGGAGATTTAACTGCGGGGGATCGAGCAACTGATCTCGCCGCTTTGTGGTATCTATTCCCTGAGCAGCATGTAAGACAACAAGCGCTGGATGCTTATGGAGAAGTATCCGAGGCGACCCTAACCCGTGCCAAAGGTTGGGCAATTTTGTTTGGTGTTATTCTGCTCAGTTCGGGATTAGTGGATCATGCACAACACGCAACGATCGGGCAAAAGATTTTACAATGTATTGCCCAAGCATGAGTCATTGCTAAATTGTGTTGTGATGAATGAAGCATCGCGTTTATCGGTGAAAATAGTTCAAGCGCCAGCCAGCTAATGACCAGGAACGTTAGACGGCAATGGTCAGCGAATAGCGAATCAGGAAGAGCAACGAATTGGTTTGAGATAGCTGAACAGATTAATTGAACATCGAATTCAGGAAGAGGCATGAACTGATTTAAGGTTGCGAAACTTACTAATCGAATAGTGAAACCGTCTAACCAGGCACTGCCCCTCTATCCCGCAAGCGGGGGACGAAGCTCTAGGATTAGGTCGGATGACGGTGATAAAATCCCTGCATGAGCCGGACAAAATACGACCAATTCTCCAAGGAGTTTTTAGCTGGACTGCTTGACCCCTTTGGTACGACTGCCATTGATGTCTCAGTCAGTAGTGAGATTCGAGAGATTGATTTGCTGTTCACCCCTTTGGCGGGAACCGATCCTTCCCGTCTAGGATTATTGGGTCGTATCGCCCAAACCCCTTGCATCATTGAGCCTTACCGCAATCCACCCGATGATGAAGATATCCGAATCTGTTTAATGCGACTGGCTATTTACGAGGGAGGACAACGGCGCGAGGCTCGTCGGGAACAAATCACCTTACCCAAAGAAAAGATTCCCTTGGTTTGGGTGGTCGCACCAACATTATCACCGAGTTTTCTGGAAGGCTTTGGTGCCATAGCACAACCGGATTGGCCTCAAGGGGTATATTTTCTGCCAGAAAGACTAAGAGCCGTCTTAGTGGCAGTCCATCAATTACCTGTAGTGCCTGAAACCTTGTGGCTGCGGATCTTGGGGCGAGGACGGGTACAGGGTGAAGCCGTGCGTGAACTTTTGGCCCTACCCGAATCGTTACCCGAGCGGTCACAAGTCTTGCGGTTGATAAAAAACTGGCAAATTAGAGTACAACAGAATCAAGAGCCGGAGGAAGCGGAAATGGCGGTGCAGTTAAGCCAAGCCTACCTAGAGTGGGAGCAAAAAACCAAAGAAGAAGGACGGCTGGAAGGCAAGTTGGAAGGTAAGCTGGAGGCCGTTCCTGCTTTGGCAGCGCGAGGGTTGTCGGTACAGGAGATCGCCCAAACTCTGGGGATAACTGAAGATCAGGTAAAATCTGTGCAACTCTAGTGAAGTTCTATCTTCTTCGACCAATGAACTCTACAAGAAAGCCTAACCAGTCGCTTCACCTGACATCGCCCGAAAAGGGCGTTGCAGGTGAGCTTGATCGTTGGGCCTAAACAACGAGGAGTAAGCATGAGTAAACGATCACGCGATTATGATGACGAGCTAGCCCGGCTTCTTGAGGCAACAAGGCAGCATTGCCAAGGGCTTCCCCTTCCAATTGCTCCGCCGGTTCAAGATGACGCCAGTCTTACGCCAACTTTGACATGGGTTGTGGGAAGTTCTGGCGAATACAAGAGCATACGAAATGCCAACTCGTGATCACATCCAAGCCGAAATCCACCGACTTAAAGGTGCCGGACAAGACGACATTCGGCACAAGTATCTCGGCAAACTAAATAAGCGCACGGGCCGCGATACAGTTATCTACTTCAGCTCATACGGGATACAACGTCCGTTTCCCGTTCCCGCGACCGCACTATCGGTTTCACAAGACGACATCCAAGGGTTCATGGCGAGCTTGCATAAGCTCAAGGGAGATAGCCTTGATTTGATCCTCCACAGCCCTGGTGGATCGCTGGAGGCAGCAGATCAAATCGTTCAATACCTTCGCGCCAAATACAGAAACATTCGGGCAATCGTGCCGCAAAATGCAATGTCTGCGGCAACTATGATTGCGTGTGCGTGCGATGAAATCGTGTTGGGTAAGCACTCGGCGATTGGCCCAATTGACCCCCAAATGCTTTTTGGGCAATTAGCCATACCCGCACATACAATTCTTTCCGACTTTGAAAAAGCGCGAGCCGATATCACGAACGCGCCACAGCTCGGGCAGCTATGGGCACCGCGGTTGGCCACCCTTCCGCCTGGCTTTCTCAATTTGTGCGAGCAGACAATCCGCCTCGCCAAAGAAAAGGTTGAACTTTGGCTCGGAAAGTACATGTTCGATGGCCAAGATCAAGACAAAGCCCGCAGTATCGCCGAGTGGTTGGGAAACTTTGAGGAGCACCGGACACACGGGCGACCAATTGGGTTTGATCTGGCGCTGGAAAAGGGACTAAAGGTCACTCGCTTGGAGGACAACCAAGACCTTCAAGAGGCAGTGCTGTCTGTCTTCCACGCCACGATGGTCACATTTCAGTCAACCAGCTGCCTAAAGATCATCGAGAACCATCACGGCAAGGGCCACTACTTGGTTGCCAATGTCGTTGTGCAGTCAGTAGCCCCCGGTAATGTGCAGCAGGCCCAACAAGGCGCTCAAGCCGACGGGCTCGCCAGCGGCGAGCCCGCGGCTTAGCTGTGGCGTTATGCGGCTCTGGCTGTTGGTGGGGCATGACCTCAATCTTATCTGTTGGTGTTTGGAGTTTGGTTCCTTTAAAGTTGTTGATAGGGGAACAGCTTACGGTTCTCTGCCGATATTTAGCATCGAATTAAATTAATGAGTCAATACAGAGTTCGTGAACACAGAGTATATGAAGGTGAATGGTGGTTCTATTGCTGTAAACAAGACTGTCAAGGTTGCTTAGTTGAGTACTCACTTAATGAGTACGAAAACTATGCTGACAGCTTTCTGAATCATTTCGGGGCACACAGTTATGATGGCTGTCATCTTTGTGGAGATGGAGTGGTTTGGGGTGGTTATTCAGGTGGATCACCAATTTCCGATAGTCTCGTCGCTTTGCTAAAAAACAAGCATTATATGGCTTCTACAGTTATTCTTTCCGCGATTATAGATAATTCTCTGGAAAACCTTCTTTGGGCAGCTTTGGTTGATAATAATGTTGATAAAGAGCGTGCCAACAAAATTGCAGATGGACGTTTAAATAGGAAAGATATTATCAATATGGCGACATCACTTTCAAACTTAAAGATAAAAGATATTGCTTTTGGCTCAAGAAATTTAGTAGCGCACGGCAAAGGATTTTTACGAGATGAAGAAAGTTACCGGGTTGATTTACAGAAACAAATCGTTCAGATACGCAAATGGGTAGAGCAAATACTGGATGGGAAAGTCCCTAATAATTTTATGCCGACCGAGTGTGAACGCTGGTTGTTATTTATAGATCACTGGAGTAGATGGCTAGTAAATTATGTCGATGTTCAACTGTTGAGTAAGTAGTACCGCTGCATAACAAGCCCAGTGCAGCGGACTGAAGAACACCGCTGGTGCTGAGTTTGAGTCCTTGGCAGCCGCTGACTGGGAACGTTAGGCCCCTTACTCGGAGACCACACAGATGGACTTGAATTCAGCCATCACGACAATTGTACCATTGTTACCGCGGTGGCGACTATTGTTCTCGCATTTGTAACTCATCGGCTGTACTTTGCGACCCAGCAATTGAGCGAGGTCTCGCGAGAAATGAACTCGATTGCACAGACCAATGCAAAGGCACAAACAGACGCACTACTGATCAATGCCCTTAATTCTCAAAACATGCTTGTTCTGAGCGAAGATCAAAATCTTCGTATTGCAGATCATTTAATTTCTCACGACAATTTCGATCAAACAGACGAGGCAGCACGCGAACGCTGGATGACATTCGTATTACTTAATGTCCAGTAGCTCATGTTTATGGAACATCAGCAAGACAACTTTTCTGCACAACTCTGGCAAGCGAACTCGGAACAAGTCCTTGATTGCATGCTGACGAATGACACACTCTTAAAGCTCCTTCAGACTCGCGGCTACCACAACAGATTCGTCGAGTACTGTATCGAACGAGCCGACTTTCTCAAACGTCAACGAGTTATCTCGTTGACGTCCATACAAAATGCTGAAGCGTAACTCTAGGCGGGGGCTAGCAGACGAAACCGAGGGTCGGAGTCGGTTTCCCAGACCAACGAGAAGAGCAAAACCCTTGGGCGGCGCCTGAAGCGTGGCGTTAGCCGCAAAAAGCATGGAGAATTCTGGGGTATATTCAGCCACTTGTGCTACAACAAAGACATGATTTTATCTACACCCACGATTCAGTATCCAACGGGAGACGGACAGCCCGTGGCCGAAAGCTATGTTCATTTCTGGGCCATTGCTACTATTGCTCAAGTACTCACCCAATATCTAGCAACTCAACCGACCCCGGAACCTAAACCCCGCTACCGCGAACAACCCGGCACCGTGCTTGCCAATCAATTCCTGTACTATGCCCAGGGCTATCCCCGGCTGCGGATAGCTCCCGATGTGATGGTGCTTTTTGATGTTGCGGCGGGAGGCAGGGATAACTACAAAATCTGGGAAGAGCAGCAGATTCCGGCGGTGATTTTTGAAGTGACCTCCCCTAAGACCCAAGACCAAGACCAGCATTCTAAGCGAGATTTATATGAGCAGATGGGGGTGATGGAGTATTGGCTCTTTGACCCGAAGGGTGAATGGATACCAGAGCAGTTGCGGGGCTATCGGTTAGTTGGCGAGGAATACGTCTTGAACCCAGAACCGATCAGCCATCAACTGGGATTACGGCTGGAAGTGGCAGGAGCATTATTGAACTTTTATCGCTTGAGCGATGGCGAGAAACTACAGACTTTACCAGAAATGGCCCAGCAAGCAGCATTTGAGCGGCAACGGGCGGCATTTGAGCAGCAACGAGCGGAACTAGCCGAGCAGCAGACAGAATTAGAACGGCATCGGGCTGAGCAAGCAGAACAGGAAAAAGCTCTGGAGCAGCAACGGGCCGAACGCCTAGCCCAACGTCTGCGGGCATTGGGTGTAGACCCTGAAGAGCTTTAGTACGTTTCCAGAATATTTTGACCCTCAGCATTTCTTCTAACCTTGGGCAACTTCTAGGAACTTACCCATAGCCGTTTCTGCCGTATATCCTAACAAAACGCATGATACCCACAGTCTCCTGAAACTTTCAAGCTTATCTAAAATAGCCCTTGACAACCCATAGGCCCTGAGTTACTTTTATCTCATATAGCATATATAAAACCTCTATAAACCGCTTCACAAGCTGCTTTCAAGTTTTTTATATGCGTTTCCGCAATATTTAAGAGCGTCTTATGGGTGCCTTAAAGGGAGGATATTGAGGGGAAAGTGTTGTCAAATTATCAACTCATTTACCAAGACTATAAGGGAATTTCAAATCTCTCTAGATATTTACGGCGAAGTAATAAAAAACGTCAGATTCGTATATCTATGAAAAGTAGATGAGGACAAATTATAAACCGCGTGGGGATTGAAAAATGGCCTGCAATTGCTGATAAAAAGACCGAGAAAGGCAACTATGAACATGATCTAATCATTGGAGCTAATCATGCGGGAGCGGTGGTAACATGTGTAGACAAAGCCTCCCGATACTTACTCGCGGAAGTAATACCTGATAAACCGCAGACTCTGTGAATAAAGCTACCGAGAAAATGTTTAAGACAGTCCCGGTGGAAAAACGAAAAACGCTGACCTCTGATAATGGAAAAGAGTTTAGTGGTCATGAGAAACTAGCCGCTACGCTTAAAATATCTTGGTACTTTGCGCGACTCTATCATTCGTGGGAGCGAGGATTAAATGAGCATACGAATGGATTAATCTACCAATTCTTTCCCAAGAGCACAAACTTTAAAACTGTCAAACCCGAAAAGCTCCAGAAAGTCGTGAACTTAATTAACCATCGACCTCGTAAATGTCTTGACTACAGAACCCCTCATGAAGTATTCTTTGAACAGTCAAGTGCCGTTGCACTTCAAATTTGAATGAGCCGGCTTGGAGCAGACTATAAAGAATCTGAAACTCTTCAACGAACAGATGAGTTCGTTAGAGAATTAAAATCCCTTAAAGCTGCGGAGAATTGGCAGTTGGTTCAGAGGCTAGTAAAAGAACACAGTATGAGAGACTTGAGTCTTGATCAAACACAAGAAATGATCAATACGCTCATTCAAGCCAAACCGGAAGACGAGTACCCGGCTCAATCGCCCATCGAGCATGTAGGGGATTTTGGGAAGGGGCTCTACGAAGGGGGCAAGGATGCACTCACAGGGTTAGGTTCGATGGCGAAAGGAGCCTGGAACCTGACGGGAGGTTGGGTGAGCAACCCGCTTTGAGTTGTAAAAGCCCCCCGCCCTAACAAGCACCCTAATGGGCACAAGCACCCTAATGGGCACAAGCAAGTGCCTGTCCTCCGTAGGGGGATGGGGAGCCCAAGCCAACATTGCGCCCCTCCCCCAATAATGGGGGAGGGGCGAGCCGCCGCTAACGGCGGCTCAGGGGCTGGGGGCGGTTTACGAACCCGTTAGGCTTGCTATATACCCCAGGGTTTACGATATCTGAGGAAGAACTA encodes:
- a CDS encoding aminoglycoside phosphotransferase family protein, which codes for MLGTPSAEIEIDALLVSQLLAAQHPDLQNLSIQFMDAGWDNAMFRLGSHLAVRLPRRAVAARLLENEQHWLPQLAKQFSIAVPVPYRIGLPDSLYPWHWSVIPWLPGQTADEIQLNVEHAQQFGWFLKRLHVAAPSDAPKNPFRGVPLIQRVSMLHERMQRVKAQTALITPTLRVLWQQAVDAPIDGEPTWIHGDLHPRNILVDKSGVTGVIDWGDLTAGDRATDLAALWYLFPEQHVRQQALDAYGEVSEATLTRAKGWAILFGVILLSSGLVDHAQHATIGQKILQCIAQA
- a CDS encoding SDH family Clp fold serine proteinase, which gives rise to MPTRDHIQAEIHRLKGAGQDDIRHKYLGKLNKRTGRDTVIYFSSYGIQRPFPVPATALSVSQDDIQGFMASLHKLKGDSLDLILHSPGGSLEAADQIVQYLRAKYRNIRAIVPQNAMSAATMIACACDEIVLGKHSAIGPIDPQMLFGQLAIPAHTILSDFEKARADITNAPQLGQLWAPRLATLPPGFLNLCEQTIRLAKEKVELWLGKYMFDGQDQDKARSIAEWLGNFEEHRTHGRPIGFDLALEKGLKVTRLEDNQDLQEAVLSVFHATMVTFQSTSCLKIIENHHGKGHYLVANVVVQSVAPGNVQQAQQGAQADGLASGEPAA
- a CDS encoding Uma2 family endonuclease — its product is MILSTPTIQYPTGDGQPVAESYVHFWAIATIAQVLTQYLATQPTPEPKPRYREQPGTVLANQFLYYAQGYPRLRIAPDVMVLFDVAAGGRDNYKIWEEQQIPAVIFEVTSPKTQDQDQHSKRDLYEQMGVMEYWLFDPKGEWIPEQLRGYRLVGEEYVLNPEPISHQLGLRLEVAGALLNFYRLSDGEKLQTLPEMAQQAAFERQRAAFEQQRAELAEQQTELERHRAEQAEQEKALEQQRAERLAQRLRALGVDPEEL
- a CDS encoding IS30 family transposase, with protein sequence MEKRKTLTSDNGKEFSGHEKLAATLKISWYFARLYHSWERGLNEHTNGLIYQFFPKSTNFKTVKPEKLQKVVNLINHRPRKCLDYRTPHEVFFEQSSAVALQI